A stretch of the Papaver somniferum cultivar HN1 chromosome 6, ASM357369v1, whole genome shotgun sequence genome encodes the following:
- the LOC113291158 gene encoding uncharacterized protein LOC113291158, with protein sequence MGHDYTENLKSVNESVTSLAKTVDDFIKAMATQKLEEQESNKTKAVDKRHQREEERVARKQELKENNIVLTTALTTTITSALTTQLTQTTTTINTQLAASLRSVFSDYMPQLNQNNGHDAPPPPPPTGGQPIPARSNTINLKFPTFDGDDLDGWIFTADKYFSVHQADDALKITIDASSLKGDANVWYRWKQTKVTIVTWLEFFAHLRARFAPEKFVDARLAISTINQVDDYLTSCFIRSLKPHIGSVVKLLAPQTLNESFTKAIHQEEAYATVNKFNTRQPYRTPPLRSDASTSTTPIKKLTLPPGYKKLTWEEMKENARKMHPTSVEDVFEVEDITDDQQIHEDPPTQESSPAISLNSLLGSTFPNTMRITGYAKARPLTILLDSVSTHNFLHPSIAKKCGFVVSSTTDALRVTVGNGGHLETKGICTIPINLQGTFFHIDFHLLDISGCDAVLGIQWLRTLGDITWDFGKLTMQFSIQDTIITLTGNQSSSIMIMDVSPMQRLLSTENYGFLLELVTLNTFTAKQSLSPGIQQLLSNFSDIFSTPTSLPPERVQDHKISLLPETGPVNVRPCRYPHFQKDEIEKS encoded by the exons ATGGGTCATGATTATACAGAGAACCTTAAGTCAGTAAACGAGAGCGTGACTAGCCTGGCTAAAACAGTTGATGACTTCATCAAGGCCATGGCAACACAAAAGCTTGAGGAACAAGAGAGTAACAAAACCAAGGCAGTTGATAAGCGCCATCAACGGGAGGAAGAAAGAGTTGCTCGTAAGCAGGAACTCAAAGAGAACAACATAGTTCTAACAACCGCTCTTACCACAACAATAACATCTGCTCTCACCACACAGCTAACTCAAACTACCACCACTATCAATACCCAACTTGCTGCTTCACTTCGTTCAGTTTTTTCTGATTATATGCCTCAGCTGAATCAAAATAATGGCCATGATGCTCCTCCACCTCCACCCCCAACTGGTGGTCAACCAATCCCTGCCAGATCCAATACAATCAATCTAAAGTTCCCTACTTTTGATGGAGATGATCTTGATGGATGGATCTTTACTGCTGATAAGTATTTTAGTGTCCACCAAGCTGATGATGCTCTCAAAATCACTATTGATGCTTCTAGTCTGAAGGGCGATGCTAATGTGTGGTATCGTTGGAAGCAAACTAAAGTCACCATTGTGACATGGTTGGAGTTTTTTGCTCATCTTCGTGCACGTTTTGCACCTGAAAAGTTTGTCGATGCTCGTCTGGCTATAAGTACAATTAATCAAGTAG ATGATTACTTGACAAGTTGTTTTATTCGTTCTCTCAAACCTCATATTGGTAGCGTGGTTAAATTGCTTGCACCACAAACTTTGAATGAATCCTTTACTAAGGCAATCCATCAAGAGGAAGCTTATGCAACAGTTAATAAGTTTAATACACGCCAACCTTATCGTACGCCTCCACTTCGAAGTGACGCATCAACCTCTACCACTCCAATCAAGAAGCTGACACTTCCTCCAGGTTATAAGAAGCTTACATGGGAAGAGATGAAAGAAAACGCGAGAAag ATGCATCCTACTTCTGTTGAAGATGTTTTTGAAGTTGAGGATATCACAGATGACCAACAAATTCATGAGGATCCTCCTACTCAGGAATCATCCCCAGCTATTTCTTTGAACTCACTTTTAGGCTCTACATTTCCTAATACAATGCGAATTACTGGATATGCAAAAGCTAGACCCCTCACAATTCTTTTGGATTCAGTATCTACGCATAACTTTTTGCATCCTAGCATAGCTAAGAAATGTGGCTTTGTGGTTTCTTCTACTACTGACGCTTTACGTGTAACAGTGGGTAATGGTGGTCATCTTGAAACTAAGGGTATTTGCACTATCCCTATCAACTTGCAAGGTACATTTTTTCATATTGATTTCCATCTATTAGATATTAGTGGTTGTGATGCGGTTTTGGGAATCCAATGGCTGCGAACATTGGGAGATATTACTTGGGATTTCGGAAAATTGACAATGCAATTCAGCATTCAAGACACTATCATAACATTAACTGGCAATCAATCATCATCTATAATGATTATGGACGTATCTCCCATGCAACGTTTATTATCTACTGAGAATTATGGATTTCTGTTAGAACTAGTTACACTAAATACTTTTACCGCCAAACAATCATTGTCGCCTGGAATTCAACAACTGCTATCAAATTTCAGTGATATTTTTTCTACTCCAACATCACTGCCTCCAGAACGTGTTCAAGATCATAAAATTTCTTTACTACCAGAAACTGGACCTGTGAATGTACGTCCATGCAGGTATCCACACTTTCAgaaagatgaaattgaaaaatcGTAG